From a region of the Cenarchaeum symbiont of Oopsacas minuta genome:
- a CDS encoding iron transporter has translation MRTFGPGIMFASTAIGISHLIQSTRAGAEFGFELVIFVILANVLKYPFFEFSSRYANVTGTSLIDGYKKLGKWALGLYFMVTIASMFFVTAAVGLVTAGFMENLFGITSFGVWGVALLFAICSIILIVGRYTVLDSLIKIIAAVILISTVLAFIFAIYNGPAEYIDGFKEPIIWSGTTLFFVIALMGWMPIPIDASAWHGLWTLERIRQTNFKPALKETLLDFNFGYVIVASLSILFLILGAYIFYGTGTELPESSGLFAHKVVQIYTETIGDWSELIISVSAFSVMFGTIIAVFDGYSRSILRTGQLLTSKSKPDSKSTWKKYVSVILILAVISFTVLLQFGNKIKELVDFATTISFVLSPVIAYFNIRLVSSKYIDIAMMPPTWLRVLSYVGLIFLSGFAIVFIIIYIPTLL, from the coding sequence ATGCGTACTTTTGGACCTGGAATCATGTTTGCAAGTACAGCTATAGGAATTTCACATCTAATTCAGTCAACTAGAGCTGGAGCCGAGTTTGGATTTGAATTAGTGATATTTGTGATTTTGGCCAACGTCTTAAAATATCCATTTTTTGAATTCAGTTCAAGATATGCAAATGTGACTGGTACTAGTCTCATAGATGGATACAAAAAACTCGGTAAATGGGCACTTGGTTTGTATTTTATGGTAACGATAGCATCTATGTTTTTTGTTACAGCTGCTGTCGGATTGGTTACAGCAGGATTCATGGAAAATTTGTTTGGTATTACATCTTTTGGTGTATGGGGAGTTGCTTTATTATTTGCCATTTGCAGTATAATATTGATAGTTGGAAGATACACAGTTCTTGACAGTCTCATAAAGATAATTGCTGCAGTAATACTAATTTCCACAGTTCTTGCATTTATTTTTGCAATATATAATGGACCTGCAGAATATATTGACGGATTTAAAGAACCCATAATTTGGAGTGGAACTACATTGTTCTTTGTTATAGCACTAATGGGGTGGATGCCCATACCAATTGATGCTTCTGCATGGCACGGATTATGGACACTAGAGAGAATACGACAGACTAATTTTAAACCAGCTTTGAAAGAAACTTTACTTGATTTTAATTTTGGATATGTAATTGTAGCATCATTGTCAATATTATTTTTGATTCTTGGAGCATACATTTTTTATGGTACAGGAACCGAACTACCCGAAAGTAGTGGTTTATTTGCGCATAAAGTAGTGCAAATATACACTGAAACCATCGGTGATTGGTCTGAACTGATAATATCTGTGTCTGCATTTAGTGTAATGTTTGGAACCATAATTGCCGTATTTGATGGATATTCAAGATCAATTCTGAGAACTGGCCAACTCTTAACCTCAAAATCTAAACCTGATTCAAAATCTACATGGAAAAAATATGTATCGGTTATACTGATTTTGGCAGTAATTTCGTTTACAGTGCTATTACAATTTGGTAATAAAATTAAAGAATTGGTAGATTTTGCTACAACAATATCTTTTGTATTATCTCCAGTTATAGCATATTTTAATATCCGACTTGTTTCCTCAAAGTATATTGACATCGCTATGATGCCTCCAACATGGTTACGGGTATTAAGCTACGTTGGGTTGATATTTTTATCTGGATTTGCAATAGTTTTCATAATCATATACATTCCCACGCTTTTGTAG
- a CDS encoding Menaquinone biosynthesis protein: protein MEITVGHTPDSDDAFMFYGMLEGKIPSPDFQVKHIIGDIEDLNKRAIDNELDVTAVSVHACAYMPEYVMLRSGGSFGIGYGPIVTARKDVSIDLLKELKIAIPGKMTSAYLLLRLMIGEFEYKEMNFSDIPSAVAAGVVDAGLIIHETQISYDSEGIKKIVDVGSWWDKMTRGLPVPLGINVMRESIGVNTIRRFDSYLQESIQYALNHEEDALEYAMQYSRGKSRELISKFVKMYVNSVTVNMGVKGEESIKKLFKMSSGIVPKYDPKII from the coding sequence ATGGAGATAACCGTCGGACATACGCCAGATTCTGACGATGCGTTCATGTTTTATGGAATGTTAGAAGGTAAAATTCCGTCGCCAGATTTTCAAGTAAAACACATTATCGGAGATATTGAAGATCTGAACAAACGTGCCATAGACAATGAGCTTGATGTAACAGCAGTATCTGTTCACGCATGTGCATATATGCCCGAATATGTAATGCTGCGTAGTGGAGGTAGTTTTGGTATTGGGTATGGACCTATCGTAACAGCTAGAAAGGATGTTAGCATTGATTTGCTAAAGGAACTCAAGATTGCAATACCAGGAAAGATGACTTCCGCATACCTACTCTTGCGCCTCATGATAGGTGAGTTTGAATACAAGGAGATGAATTTTAGTGACATACCATCAGCTGTTGCAGCAGGTGTTGTTGATGCAGGACTTATCATACACGAGACACAGATCTCATATGATAGCGAAGGGATCAAAAAGATTGTGGATGTTGGTTCTTGGTGGGACAAGATGACTAGAGGTCTTCCTGTGCCGCTTGGGATAAACGTCATGCGTGAGAGTATCGGCGTTAATACCATACGTCGTTTTGATTCATATCTACAAGAATCTATACAATATGCACTAAATCATGAAGAAGATGCACTAGAATATGCCATGCAGTACTCGCGAGGCAAATCAAGAGAGCTAATATCCAAATTTGTCAAAATGTATGTGAATTCTGTAACAGTAAACATGGGGGTAAAAGGTGAAGAATCTATAAAAAAATTGTTCAAGATGTCAAGTGGAATAGTCCCAAAATACGATCCAAAGATCATATAA
- a CDS encoding radical SAM protein, protein MLEHLINTSPTLEKALAGEKLTLKDGLYLFEEENEHVLGATADIMRKRSVGDRVTFVASYYMNYTNVCAASCQMCAFYRKGSESDAYTLTPDQMEIRIDQAERMGATEVHIVGGFHPKLGLDYYESMMRVIKKSHPSMNIKAFTAAEIFYLSKLTKNSIKEILSRLKDAGLDSLPGGGAEIFDDAVRKNIVRGKCTGQEWLDTIEIAHNMGIRSNATMLYGHVEKPEHIVDHLLRIRKLQEKTNGFITFIPLKFSLDNTELEKTNNVVEECSSIYDLKVMALSRILLAGSLDNISVYWVAYGKKLAQVALCNGGNDLVGTAFYEEIYKAAGKPTDSSIKDLSHIASEIGRIPEQRNTFFETIRKF, encoded by the coding sequence ATGCTAGAACATCTCATAAACACATCGCCTACATTGGAAAAAGCACTAGCTGGAGAAAAACTCACACTTAAAGATGGATTGTATCTATTTGAAGAAGAAAATGAGCATGTTCTAGGTGCTACAGCTGACATTATGCGCAAACGTAGTGTGGGCGATAGAGTTACGTTTGTTGCATCTTATTACATGAACTATACCAATGTATGTGCGGCAAGCTGCCAAATGTGTGCATTTTATCGCAAAGGTTCTGAAAGTGATGCGTATACGCTCACACCAGATCAGATGGAAATTCGAATAGACCAGGCAGAACGTATGGGTGCCACCGAAGTGCATATTGTTGGAGGATTTCATCCAAAACTTGGACTTGATTATTATGAAAGTATGATGCGTGTGATAAAAAAATCGCATCCTTCGATGAACATAAAGGCATTTACAGCAGCGGAAATATTTTATCTCTCAAAACTTACCAAAAACTCTATCAAAGAGATCCTTTCAAGACTAAAAGATGCTGGACTAGATTCGTTACCGGGTGGAGGTGCAGAGATATTTGATGATGCAGTGCGAAAGAATATAGTCCGTGGCAAATGTACGGGGCAAGAATGGCTTGACACAATAGAAATTGCGCACAACATGGGAATACGATCGAATGCTACAATGTTGTATGGACATGTAGAAAAACCAGAACATATTGTAGATCATCTGTTGCGCATACGTAAACTGCAAGAGAAAACAAATGGATTTATCACATTCATACCACTAAAATTCAGTTTGGATAACACGGAACTTGAAAAAACGAACAATGTAGTAGAAGAATGCTCTTCAATATATGATCTAAAAGTTATGGCATTATCGCGTATACTTCTTGCCGGCTCACTAGACAACATTTCAGTATATTGGGTGGCATATGGAAAAAAGCTTGCACAAGTGGCACTATGCAATGGAGGAAATGATCTTGTAGGGACTGCATTTTATGAAGAGATATACAAAGCCGCAGGAAAACCTACAGATTCATCAATTAAAGATTTATCTCATATTGCATCTGAAATTGGACGAATTCCAGAACAACGTAATACATTTTTTGAAACAATTAGAAAATTCTAA
- a CDS encoding TPR repeat-containing protein: MLRNDTKLDKLVNKAVDLAEDELFEESLSMYDKALKMSKGNTKILADKALTLVAANREKEALPLYEIAIKSDPENPDILTNMGATFHSLERYDDALRMYKRAINVCPNHALALAYSGCTYAEMGHDADALDSLEAAVRIDGNFTKLLEDICETLDEYMIPHTLTKKR; encoded by the coding sequence ATGTTGCGAAACGATACAAAGTTGGACAAATTGGTCAACAAAGCAGTAGATCTTGCAGAAGATGAATTATTTGAAGAGTCACTAAGCATGTATGATAAAGCACTAAAAATGTCCAAAGGAAATACAAAGATTTTGGCAGATAAAGCTCTAACGCTTGTTGCTGCAAATAGAGAAAAAGAGGCATTGCCATTATATGAAATTGCGATTAAATCTGATCCAGAAAACCCTGACATTCTTACAAATATGGGTGCTACATTTCATTCTCTTGAAAGATATGATGATGCATTGAGAATGTACAAGCGTGCAATTAATGTATGTCCAAATCATGCTCTAGCTTTGGCATATTCTGGCTGCACATATGCTGAAATGGGACATGATGCTGATGCGTTGGATTCATTAGAAGCGGCTGTACGGATAGATGGGAATTTTACCAAACTATTAGAAGATATATGTGAGACACTAGACGAATATATGATTCCACACACACTTACTAAAAAACGGTAA
- a CDS encoding putative membrane protein — MSGKTAIFMGFAAIVVLFVAYSRYQNPEMITPEAFDYIQRLAYGFYAVFASSLICIAYGLYSYHRKKLTDDPKIGLVYVIAFVTNNSRARVVFIITLIVYGIFFTLTSGTLVYQPEVDFSYHYGVQIPSAQIIPCCDVAGYMPKILVYLDEHIGLQIIPLNLILQTIVSYLVALNTAIVVGVTHISKKKKGITSAGAAAGLFIACPTCVGSIFSVFVGVAGGIILTATLVQIQTLLIVASIPILIVMPFIIASRIQNRVCNTQS; from the coding sequence ATGTCAGGAAAGACTGCAATATTTATGGGATTTGCTGCCATAGTTGTACTCTTTGTAGCATATTCAAGATATCAAAATCCCGAGATGATAACACCAGAGGCCTTTGATTACATACAACGCCTAGCGTATGGATTTTATGCAGTATTTGCATCTTCATTGATCTGTATCGCATATGGATTGTATTCATATCATCGGAAAAAACTGACAGATGATCCAAAGATTGGTCTAGTATATGTCATAGCTTTTGTCACCAACAATTCTAGGGCAAGAGTTGTATTCATAATTACGCTTATAGTATATGGAATTTTTTTCACACTAACGTCAGGTACACTAGTATATCAACCAGAGGTAGATTTCTCATATCATTATGGGGTTCAGATACCGTCAGCTCAAATAATTCCATGCTGCGATGTTGCCGGATATATGCCAAAAATTCTCGTATATCTTGATGAGCATATAGGACTGCAGATAATACCGCTAAATTTGATTTTACAGACAATTGTATCATATTTGGTTGCATTAAACACGGCAATAGTAGTCGGCGTCACTCATATATCTAAAAAGAAAAAAGGAATCACTAGTGCAGGTGCAGCAGCTGGGCTCTTTATTGCATGTCCCACGTGTGTAGGATCTATATTTTCAGTATTTGTTGGTGTTGCAGGAGGCATTATTCTAACTGCAACTCTAGTGCAGATTCAAACATTGTTAATAGTTGCGAGTATACCAATTTTGATCGTAATGCCATTTATCATTGCATCTAGAATTCAAAACCGCGTATGTAACACACAAAGCTAG
- a CDS encoding potassium transporter Trk, with protein MSSESQKSISYVLGQPVSVHMDTDVLKLPVFTPTRQAATHLQHYELDDIIVTESTGKPVGIVTDQDIISKVGDKNVYAETTTLDDIMSSPLITVTAKTQIQIALRTMRDHNVRKLPVVNKKGEIIGIIRRQTIADAIRNATVTAPRLLSPPIKAILGNLGFVLQFSGVLILVPAVVATILGDTVTATGIYLTTVMLLVTGFFLNSYGEKSSLNMRQASILVFSSLFILTLFGTIPYMYASTVYYETPIEAFASGFFSSAAGFTTGGISLFDTPEDLPQSFTFYRSFTQLVGGMSFIYLVITAFYPEGKLQTMRGFISGKTLHLRELFGTIIVIFSIYIMIFVSILYAFGATDIIDNVSLVMSTVATGGFVPSSTMLADMVWQQHATLMVAMILGALPFTFHYGFVRKRFMVTKVGKEVLVYFGVLAVGAATFMWVGGFGYFEGAFYAISAGTTAGLQITDLTSVGGTGYGVLIFLMFVGGCGFSTAGGIKIFRLMQISNIVIFARRSTRNSINKDDRKEMMTAVILILFFPIISLGTAAYIETISEASFAESFLEAVGLITTGGLSAGVITIDVDPASKIGMSFLMIFGRLEIIAVIYIFYPRLAA; from the coding sequence ATGTCAAGTGAGTCTCAAAAATCGATATCATACGTTCTAGGTCAGCCTGTCTCAGTACATATGGATACTGATGTATTAAAGTTGCCAGTATTTACTCCCACTCGACAGGCGGCTACACATCTACAACATTACGAACTTGACGATATCATAGTTACTGAATCAACTGGTAAACCAGTAGGAATTGTGACTGATCAAGACATCATAAGCAAAGTTGGTGACAAAAACGTGTATGCAGAGACCACTACTTTGGATGACATAATGAGCTCTCCTCTCATCACTGTAACAGCTAAAACTCAGATTCAAATCGCCCTTCGTACTATGCGCGACCATAATGTACGTAAACTTCCCGTGGTAAACAAAAAAGGCGAGATTATTGGGATAATACGTCGGCAGACTATAGCAGATGCCATACGTAACGCAACAGTTACTGCACCAAGACTTCTCAGTCCACCGATAAAAGCAATTTTGGGAAACCTTGGATTTGTTCTCCAGTTTTCAGGAGTGCTCATTCTAGTTCCAGCCGTGGTGGCAACTATCCTAGGCGATACGGTGACAGCTACTGGAATATACCTGACAACTGTTATGCTACTAGTTACTGGGTTTTTTCTAAATTCATACGGTGAAAAATCTAGTTTGAATATGCGGCAAGCTTCTATACTGGTGTTTTCAAGTCTGTTTATTCTCACGCTATTTGGCACCATTCCATACATGTATGCGTCTACGGTTTACTATGAAACACCAATCGAGGCGTTTGCTAGTGGGTTTTTCTCAAGTGCTGCAGGGTTTACCACAGGAGGAATATCACTCTTTGACACTCCCGAAGATCTTCCACAGAGCTTTACATTTTATCGGAGTTTTACGCAACTAGTTGGAGGTATGAGTTTCATCTATCTTGTGATTACAGCCTTTTACCCCGAAGGAAAACTACAAACCATGCGTGGTTTCATATCTGGTAAGACTCTTCATCTGCGTGAGCTCTTTGGCACCATCATTGTGATATTTTCAATATATATTATGATATTTGTATCCATATTGTACGCCTTTGGAGCTACTGATATTATTGACAATGTTTCGCTGGTAATGAGTACGGTAGCAACTGGAGGCTTTGTCCCATCGTCTACTATGTTGGCAGATATGGTATGGCAACAACATGCAACCCTCATGGTAGCCATGATACTTGGAGCTCTCCCTTTTACATTCCATTATGGTTTTGTACGTAAACGGTTCATGGTAACAAAGGTTGGTAAAGAGGTTCTCGTCTACTTTGGTGTTTTAGCTGTAGGAGCGGCCACATTCATGTGGGTAGGAGGTTTTGGTTATTTTGAAGGTGCATTTTATGCAATATCAGCAGGAACTACCGCAGGTCTACAGATAACTGATCTTACTAGTGTCGGCGGAACAGGATACGGAGTGTTGATATTTTTGATGTTTGTTGGAGGATGTGGCTTTTCCACAGCTGGAGGGATAAAGATATTCAGGTTGATGCAGATCAGCAACATAGTGATATTTGCTCGCCGTTCTACAAGAAATAGTATTAACAAAGACGACAGAAAAGAGATGATGACGGCAGTGATTCTTATCTTATTCTTTCCTATAATTTCACTCGGTACTGCCGCATACATAGAGACGATAAGTGAGGCTAGCTTTGCAGAATCATTTTTAGAAGCAGTTGGCCTCATCACTACAGGAGGACTTTCAGCAGGAGTCATCACTATAGATGTAGATCCAGCATCCAAAATAGGTATGAGTTTTTTGATGATATTTGGAAGACTTGAGATAATAGCAGTCATTTACATATTTTATCCAAGGCTTGCCGCATAG
- a CDS encoding heat shock protein DnaJ domain-containing protein: MNAKEYHIALVINVSIFLFTIPHVYAQENEEFELQTQDLHIIFGSFIAAITILSIYISRDVILRRKSRYDANEFDSQKNRDYEKYHSKWGDEWGWREDGQREFVNGKSPEYEYYEILGVKKNATKNEIKSKYRELAKKSHPDKNNEDNSDHMIMINRAYEVLSDKSLRKEYDQYLDNI; this comes from the coding sequence ATGAATGCAAAGGAATACCACATAGCGTTGGTAATCAATGTAAGCATATTTTTGTTCACAATACCTCATGTATATGCGCAAGAGAATGAAGAATTCGAGTTACAAACTCAAGATTTGCACATTATCTTTGGATCATTTATAGCTGCCATAACAATCTTGTCTATTTACATTTCACGCGACGTCATATTACGCAGAAAGAGTAGATACGATGCTAATGAATTTGATTCTCAAAAGAATCGAGATTACGAAAAATATCATTCCAAATGGGGTGATGAATGGGGTTGGAGAGAAGATGGACAGAGAGAATTTGTGAATGGGAAATCTCCAGAATATGAATATTATGAGATACTAGGTGTAAAGAAAAATGCCACAAAAAACGAGATAAAATCAAAATACCGTGAACTTGCAAAAAAATCTCATCCAGATAAAAATAATGAAGATAATTCAGATCATATGATAATGATAAACCGTGCATACGAAGTACTCTCAGATAAATCACTGCGTAAAGAATATGATCAATATCTTGACAACATCTAA
- a CDS encoding Elongation factor 2, with protein MAKYKSTEQVLKIIKNKEQIRNFGVIAHVDHGKTTMSDSLLAYSGIISPSAAGTALALDAMKAEQERGITIVQANVTLHFTKDDQEYVINMIDTPGHVDFSGRVIRSLRAIDGAVVVCDAVEGIMTQTETVTRMALDERVKPVFFINKIDRLIKELRLTPEKMQEKLATVVANFNGLIDTYGEPDYKDKWKVGIQNGSVTFGSAKDKWAINVDMMKEKGISFKDVIDAYQNEKVAELAEKAPLAEAILGMVVKHHPPPHVAQKYRVPKIWKGDLESDIGKSILNCDENGPAVMMIVNMALDPAAGPVAIGRLFSGTLKDGDPINIIDAKREGRIQSVNFFMGNQREQVGELSAGNIPALLGLTEARAGNTIASTKNVPMFEGIKYVSEPVVQIAIEPKHPKDLPKLVEVLKRLTIEDPNLVVKIDQESGETIIAGMGVLHLDIATNLIRDNKIEIVTSEPLINYRETIRGTCEPIMSKSPNRHNKIFMKVEPLEPEIARMIRTGEIGDMKDKKEIATLLKKHGWDTDTCKRVMRFDSRGNVMINATKGVQFIQESTDSLLSGFDDVTKEGPLAKEQLRDCKFLFTHFVPHEDPAHRGLSQLGPASRRACMGSTLMAQPILLEPILGIEVRVPQDMVGNVAQVLSGKRGKVLDMAQKGVISIVTGEIPASETFSLSEDMRGQTAGKAMWNTFFKMWAEIPKSIMTTAVQDIRKRKGLSPDPPRAEDFIDKE; from the coding sequence GTGGCAAAGTACAAGTCAACTGAACAGGTATTAAAGATCATCAAAAACAAGGAGCAAATCCGTAATTTTGGAGTAATTGCGCACGTTGATCACGGAAAAACAACTATGAGTGATAGCCTTTTGGCATACTCTGGAATTATTTCACCTTCAGCAGCAGGTACTGCTCTTGCCTTGGATGCTATGAAAGCAGAACAGGAGAGAGGTATTACAATAGTACAGGCCAATGTTACACTTCATTTCACAAAAGATGATCAAGAATACGTCATAAACATGATAGACACTCCAGGTCATGTTGACTTTTCTGGTAGGGTTATCCGTAGTCTTCGTGCAATTGATGGTGCAGTCGTAGTATGTGATGCAGTAGAAGGCATCATGACGCAAACAGAAACTGTGACTCGTATGGCACTAGACGAACGAGTAAAGCCTGTGTTTTTTATAAATAAAATAGACCGTCTCATAAAGGAACTACGTCTTACGCCAGAAAAAATGCAAGAAAAACTTGCCACGGTGGTAGCAAACTTTAACGGATTGATTGATACGTACGGTGAACCTGATTACAAAGACAAATGGAAGGTGGGGATTCAAAATGGTAGCGTCACATTCGGCTCTGCAAAAGACAAATGGGCAATAAATGTGGACATGATGAAAGAAAAAGGAATTTCATTCAAAGATGTGATCGACGCATATCAAAACGAAAAAGTGGCAGAGCTTGCAGAAAAAGCACCACTTGCGGAGGCTATATTGGGAATGGTTGTAAAACATCATCCACCGCCACATGTGGCACAAAAATACCGTGTTCCAAAAATTTGGAAAGGGGATCTTGAATCTGATATTGGTAAATCCATACTAAACTGTGACGAGAATGGTCCTGCTGTAATGATGATAGTAAACATGGCACTAGATCCTGCTGCAGGTCCTGTGGCCATTGGGAGACTTTTTTCTGGAACGCTAAAGGATGGAGATCCAATAAACATTATAGACGCAAAACGTGAGGGACGAATTCAATCAGTTAACTTTTTCATGGGAAACCAACGTGAACAGGTGGGTGAGCTGAGTGCAGGAAATATACCTGCATTATTAGGTCTGACAGAAGCTAGAGCTGGAAATACAATTGCATCGACAAAGAATGTGCCTATGTTTGAAGGCATAAAATATGTATCTGAACCTGTAGTTCAGATTGCCATAGAGCCAAAACATCCAAAAGATCTTCCAAAGCTAGTGGAAGTTCTAAAGAGACTGACGATTGAAGATCCAAACCTTGTAGTAAAAATAGATCAAGAAAGCGGAGAAACAATAATCGCAGGCATGGGAGTACTTCACCTTGACATCGCGACAAATCTTATACGAGATAACAAGATCGAAATCGTGACATCAGAACCACTCATAAACTACCGAGAAACTATACGAGGAACATGCGAGCCAATCATGTCAAAGTCTCCAAACAGACACAATAAGATATTCATGAAAGTGGAACCACTAGAACCGGAAATTGCCCGCATGATAAGAACAGGTGAGATTGGAGATATGAAAGACAAAAAAGAGATTGCCACACTATTAAAGAAACATGGATGGGATACTGATACGTGTAAACGTGTTATGCGATTTGACTCACGTGGAAACGTTATGATAAATGCCACAAAAGGTGTACAGTTTATCCAAGAGTCAACAGATTCTCTCCTTTCTGGATTTGATGATGTGACAAAAGAAGGTCCGTTGGCAAAAGAACAACTACGTGATTGCAAATTTTTGTTCACTCATTTTGTGCCACATGAAGATCCTGCACATAGAGGACTATCACAGCTTGGCCCTGCCTCTAGAAGAGCATGCATGGGATCCACACTCATGGCACAACCTATACTTTTAGAACCAATACTCGGCATAGAAGTTCGTGTACCTCAAGATATGGTGGGAAATGTTGCACAAGTACTTTCAGGTAAGCGAGGTAAAGTGTTGGATATGGCTCAAAAGGGAGTAATTAGCATAGTAACAGGAGAGATACCTGCATCAGAGACATTCTCTCTCTCAGAAGATATGCGAGGGCAGACTGCAGGCAAGGCAATGTGGAATACATTCTTCAAAATGTGGGCAGAGATACCAAAATCGATCATGACAACTGCGGTTCAAGATATTAGAAAACGCAAAGGACTCTCACCGGATCCTCCAAGAGCTGAAGATTTTATAGACAAAGAATAG
- a CDS encoding transposase, translating into MLFSQTKAITASTKKTDKVDAQILADLLRGGYINKCYVPNKKTVEQRQLVRYRHKLVQARTSMIHGILLQKGIKIPGRTFSDKYVASLKAIKDKRLSCIYSSLRSENNRCQHDDLQECTHKHRY; encoded by the coding sequence ATGTTGTTCTCTCAGACAAAAGCTATTACAGCATCCACTAAAAAAACAGACAAGGTTGATGCACAAATCCTAGCAGACTTGTTGCGTGGAGGATATATTAACAAATGTTATGTGCCAAACAAAAAGACAGTTGAGCAAAGGCAACTGGTCCGGTACAGACACAAGCTAGTTCAAGCAAGAACATCTATGATACATGGAATATTACTCCAAAAAGGAATAAAGATTCCTGGACGTACATTTTCCGACAAATATGTCGCAAGCCTCAAGGCCATAAAGGATAAACGGCTTTCTTGCATCTATTCATCTTTACGATCAGAAAATAACAGATGCCAACATGATGATCTACAAGAGTGCACGCACAAGCATAGATACTAA
- a CDS encoding pyridoxamine 5'-phosphate oxidase — translation MKLGGKLEIKSPQKIAKFLHEEHTGRIASIDDNGFPQIIPMNFVYIDSCVYMHSHIRGEKLDNIARNSKVGFEVDRELEFLPSYFEDPKDASFADTLYVSVIIKGNASVVTDLKEMTRALNGLMEKYQPEGRYEKILDTDDVLSYVTVIKVIPKQIRGKYKVGQNIKIGKRKELAKKIFERNSHAIKTLEIMGFDIKNNTPIMTSEPNW, via the coding sequence ATGAAGCTTGGCGGTAAACTAGAGATAAAATCGCCACAAAAAATTGCAAAATTTCTTCATGAAGAGCACACAGGAAGGATTGCATCCATAGATGATAATGGATTTCCACAGATTATACCAATGAATTTTGTCTATATTGATAGTTGTGTCTATATGCACTCACACATACGGGGTGAAAAGTTGGATAATATTGCAAGAAATTCCAAAGTAGGTTTCGAGGTAGATCGAGAATTGGAGTTTCTACCGTCGTATTTTGAAGATCCAAAAGATGCCTCATTTGCAGACACTTTGTATGTGAGCGTAATCATAAAAGGCAATGCATCTGTGGTAACGGATTTGAAAGAAATGACACGAGCATTAAATGGACTTATGGAAAAATATCAGCCCGAAGGAAGATATGAAAAAATTTTAGACACAGATGACGTATTATCATACGTGACAGTCATAAAAGTGATTCCTAAACAAATACGAGGCAAGTACAAAGTGGGTCAAAATATAAAAATAGGCAAGAGAAAAGAACTAGCAAAAAAAATATTTGAACGAAATTCACATGCAATAAAGACTTTGGAAATTATGGGCTTTGATATAAAAAATAATACACCCATCATGACAAGCGAACCAAACTGGTAA
- a CDS encoding TPR repeat-containing protein gives MKLLEERKFADALSYFDQALIIHPRDPDLLNGKGASLRSLGRYDEALECFNMSLQIDPRDKNAS, from the coding sequence ATGAAACTTTTAGAAGAGAGGAAATTTGCAGACGCACTTTCATATTTTGATCAAGCATTAATCATACACCCTCGCGATCCTGACTTGTTGAATGGAAAAGGTGCCTCATTGCGAAGTTTGGGCAGATACGACGAAGCGTTGGAATGTTTCAATATGTCTTTACAAATTGATCCTAGAGACAAAAATGCGTCATGA
- a CDS encoding Bifunctional nuclease: MRIDDRGSPDYESVRLHYIGLVDPYAIEGLMILSSTDGREFMMRAFSGEIAKHIKSFSKGNDKTQTIYSMFEEMCEQNGDILVKVKIYESGDALRANLYFTGKKDTILRNYRASDAVALAIFYGVPILIRSTLLKEKLNA, encoded by the coding sequence GTGCGAATAGATGATAGAGGTAGTCCAGACTATGAGTCAGTTCGACTTCATTATATAGGTCTTGTAGATCCTTATGCTATAGAAGGACTAATGATCTTATCTTCTACAGACGGAAGAGAATTTATGATGCGTGCATTTTCTGGAGAAATTGCCAAACACATCAAATCATTCTCTAAAGGTAATGATAAAACACAGACAATCTATTCAATGTTTGAAGAAATGTGCGAACAAAACGGCGACATTCTTGTCAAAGTGAAAATATACGAGAGTGGAGATGCGTTGCGAGCAAACCTGTACTTTACGGGAAAAAAAGACACCATCTTGAGAAACTATAGGGCATCGGATGCTGTAGCATTGGCAATTTTTTATGGTGTACCAATATTGATTCGTAGTACGTTGCTAAAAGAAAAACTCAATGCCTAG